In Clupea harengus chromosome 12, Ch_v2.0.2, whole genome shotgun sequence, the sequence ACACATAAACATTGCTTCTCTTTAGTTTTAGTTGTTTGAGTGGGACTGTACTTCTTGTAAGTGAGTATGGAGTTGGAATATGGAGTTGGTTGTGCTTTAAATGTGTGACCTCATGCTCATTAAGCGCTAGGTTTGCTTGTTCTGGTGAAGTGGATGTGTGTTGTCATGACGACACGGGTAAATGTAAAGTGAAGCGGATCTCAGGTGTACTTACTTCACCTGGTAGAGGTTGTTGGTGCCCCTGTGATCTATGTCGTGCAGGAAGCCCGCTGTGATCATCGCCATCACCTCCAGGTCGGAGTAGTAGCGCTTCAACTGTCCTGTCTGTCCCAATCCCAAGCCACAGTCAGCATCACTTAATGACACGTCTCAGTCCCATCCCATTGGGATGCATACATTATGGCAATTACTTCAATTTTGTAAATATTGAATGTCTTGCAtggatgtaatgtttttttactgTTAAAAGAGTGAACATCGTCTGCCCCACGTTGAATCCATGGCGCCAGTTGTGATAGGCCATCTTTCTGTAGCCTTTGCTGACTGAGTAAATGAACCTTACCAAAACCTGTCAGATcaatttttaaattatttttttagatGATGTAATCAACATTACTGCATAACATGCCCCTTTAATCAACATTACAGCGTAAAACACTCGCCTCCTGTGGAACCTGGAACTTTTTGACAACTCCAACTTCATAGTACATTTGGATTGCGCACAACACAAGCTCCCTCTCCGTGCAGTCGAAGTCTGAGAAGTGGTACTCGTAGATCTCAAACTTCTTTGGGCCGGGGAGCTCTTTTTTCTAGAAAGAACCATTTCTGTTAGCAGTGGGCATACTAAGTTGATCGATGACTCTATTTGATTTACACAAGGTTGAAAAGTAGCTATTAGGGTGATGATAATCATTGCCCGTTCATTTAAAGAACGATTATTTCTAGATTGATATTAAGCAGagaaatacatttcagtagGTGAGTACCAGGATCTGACGAAGCTCATCCTCATCACAGTCTGCCGGTTCTCTATTAAAatattcttttgttttctaGGAAAATTGGAAGCAACATTAGATAGACATAGACTCAGCACTTCCCCAAAGCATTCAGGATTTAGTGTAACTTTTATCTGTGAATAAATGTAAGGATGTCTTCTTTCAGCTCACCAGAATAGTCTGGATTTCATCATTGCGACACTTGACATGATACATCACCATGTCCTCTGCAATCTCCTTCCGGTTGTCCATCCTATTCATCTTGTCATAGGTGTCTGGGTTTAGTACTGACCAGCCCAGGAACTGCGTCAGAGCCTGTGACAGAGCAAATGTTGAGATTAGGTGGTTTGTGAGCTCTGATTGTTGCAGAGCTCTTGGCAGTTGACAGGACGCCTCCTAAGGTCTCGGGGTCCCCCTCAGCCTCCTAAGGTCTCGGGGTCGCCCCCATCAGGCGTGGGCGGGGTTTACCTCCATGAGTGACTCATCCTGCTCATCAAAGGGCTTCCCATCCTTCCGATTGTAGAAAGTGGCCACGCCCACAATGTCTTCATTCATGTTGACGATTGGCAGTGAGAGCACGTTCCTTATTGTCCAGCCACTTGCGTCCAGCGGCTCTTTCTGTGTAAGAAGGAACAACTGTCACAACAGcaaggggggtgtgggggggagtCCCCTCATCGGGCCAGCGCACACATTTAAGCCACTTTCACTCCTACCGAGTTCGTCCTGTTTCTATACAACCTGTCCTACTGCATCTTTATCAAAAACAACGTTTGCTTGTAGTCTCACTTGAAACACACAGGTAACCTTTTTACATAACCATATGTTCACATCTGTAAAATTGTGTCTGCAGGATTCATGGCACTCGCTAAAAGAGAAAGATCTCTACCTGGAACTGGAACTGCTCCTCTGCTGGGGCATTCATGAGGTTGCAAATCTGAAAATGTGACCATACATCATAAACATGCTGGTAAACAAACATCATAAACATGCTGGTAGACAAACATCATAAACATGCTGGTGAACAAACATCATAAACATGCTGGTAAACAAACATCATAAACATGCTGGTAAACAAACATCATAAACATGCTGGTAAACAAACATCATAAACATGCTGGTAAACAAACATCATAAACACGTTGGTAAATAAACATCATAAACATGCTGGTAAACAAACATCATAAACATGCTGGTAAACAAACATCATAAACATGCTGGTAAACAAACATCATAAACATGCTGGTAAACAAACGTCGGCATTTAGTAATGAACATGTTTGGGGGGGGTCACATACAAGTCCATTTTCTGCAACGAACGTGGGCATTCCACTCGCTAGAGCCCAGTGGTCAGCAGGAGGAGTTCTGTGGAAggcaaatgaatgaaatgaaagctACCCACAAACTGTACAATAAGATAACTTCAATGACTGTCTTATAGTATTAATAAAACTGATTAGTGAGCTGTTTACCTTGGCTGTTAAaggtttaattaaaaaaagctCTGGTCATCGCATGACAGAATGTTAAAAATGCAGAAAGGAGCCACACTTACGGAATGACTTTGATGTCTTCTTTTCCGTGCAAAATATAATCAATGACTTTGTAGAAGATCACttcctaaaacacaaacaaagaatgttttttacatttttttttttaaatgtgtctaactgaatggtataaaaacaaatgtttagCGATTGTGACGTGTTTTGTATGTCTCTCACCCTCCCGTCTGGGGTCACCGGTCCAGCGTAAGGTGGCTGCTCTCCCATCAACACCGGCCAGATGTCAAAGAACTCCTTTGGAGGAAGCACAGGCACAAGTGAGTGGTCGTCCAGTGGCACTCTGTTCGGCTGCTCAACTGCTCTCCTGTGCACTCACATTCAGCATTTCCTGATTGTCTGTCAGTTAAGCTCTGCAACATTAAAAACTGACTGATTAACTAACTTCTGTTTTAGAGGAATTTttttccgggggggggggcgtaccTTTTCTTTGGTCATGTCCAGCAGGCCGACTGAGTATCTGTCACAGTTCAGGTATGCACGCACTGTGTACAAAGCCTTGTGAAACTGTCGCTCAATGTCTGTGAGCTCCTCAAACACCTTGTTGGCTGACCACAGTAGGAGCTGAAGCAGAGGGAAGCACTGTAAGAACCCCTGGTGCAGAACCACTGCTGCCCAAGCCATTCGAGTCTGTCTCGCACTCACCTGGCCTTTCCTCGACTCAAAGTTGTGGAGGTAGTTCAGGTGGTAAATCTTCATGTTTAAAGCAGCAACTTTCATGTACTTTAAAAAAAGCTGTGGCATAAAATCAAGAGAGGGTTTAATGGCTCAACTGGACAAATTAAACTGGCTCATTGTCAcataacacaaaaaaacagctttGTACCACTGTATTCACACCGGAGTAAACCTATGGTGATGATTATGCACATAACGTATGATTGTCCACACAAGAGCATGTGAGGGGAAAGGCTATTCTCAGGGTGGAGGTGGAAGAGTGGGGGTCAGACTCACATCCTCATCCTCTGCCGTGAAGTGAGGCCCAGTGGTCTTGTTAACGGCCATTATGACAGCCACCACATCTTCGCCATTCAAGATGGGCGTGGCCAAGAGGTTGCGGGTCGTGTATCCAGTCAGCTCATCCGCAAATGCGCTGAAGTTACTGTTCTGGATAGTGCAGAGATATGATTTATTaggacacacacagctatggCATGGACAGcttttacatttgcattttataAACATGACCTCCATGCTTGGAACTGTAGAGTAAACTGTGACTCTTAACGATCAGACAATGTCTCTGTTTGACCAGAAGAAGACATTAAAGGCTAGAGACAATTGATTCCATACAATATGCCACTTTATACAAGGTGTTTAGTCAGAATAAATGTTCTGAAAATGTAATATCTCCTGATCACAATTTGTCAGAGTTTCATACTGTTTAGTTTAGgcactttttcattattcacataTGAAACTGATCCTTGCAATCGTCTTGCTGACTCGCTGATAAAGGCACTGCAGGTAAATTAATCCTGGATCCCAAAATGGTAATGGGATATTTCAATAAATGGGATTATGTCAAGAGGATTTATCACGCTACGCTACGTAGCACTAAGTTATATTGTATCATGATAGTGATAGTGTGGTGATCATATTCAAATATTGTGCTTGTTTCATCTGTCAGTTATCAGTTAATTAACCAGAAGCAATGACGCCTATAATGTCTTACAAAATACCAAAAGAATAATATAGATCTATATGACAAGACAGACAAGACGTGTGAGGATTAGTTATGACAATAGCTCAGCCCTGGTTGGTTTTTGGAATATTTTCTGTCTGTGATCTGAGGTTTCCATTCTAATGTCTCAAAACCTTTTGAAGCACCTGGTTTGTTAATTGAACCACCATTGGAGACAACCTAAATTGCTTACCTGTGTCACATCTTTGACATTGACATGCTTCTTGGTCTGGGCAACATTGCCCACGATTCCAATATCGAGGGGGAAGACCATCTCGGAGTCTGGTTGGACGACGCAGTCATCCAGCTCCGAGGTGATGCCAACGTTGAAGAGTCGGGTGGCGAGCTCGGGGATGCCGTTCCGCTGCCGGTACATGAAGAGACTGCAGGCGTCAGCGTGGGTGAGGAGACAGATCCTCTGCAGGATCCTGAAGATCACTTTCTCCATGTTCACGTTCTCCTGCATGTCTTTGATGACCTCGAACAGGATCTCCCCTTCCTCCACCTGGCCCACCTCCTTGAACATGGAGAAATCCACCTTGGACTCCGGCACACCCATGGCCGAGGCAAGGGCCTCTGCGCTGACCTTCTTGTTGAAGTAGGTTGAGGCAAAGCCTGCGTTTCCATCCAGGAACTTGGCGACGTCCTCTTTGGTGACACTCATCTTGGTTTTGGGATCTTTTGCCCCAATCCCAGAAATGTGACTACGATGATTCTCTTGAATTCAATTCTCTTGACAGACAAGGAGATTATGGCCAATTtggccaagaaaaaaaaaaattaaaagtttAAAAAGTTCCCACCTGTAGGTCCTCGGGGCTCCtcagaagagggggaaaggttaaaaaaaaacctgtggaTGGAAGACACACCTGCAGCCGCAGGGAAGACCTGAGTCCAATCCACCAGTCATCAGCAAGGTTTTCCCCTAATAGCGTTGAAGGTGAACCAGGATCTGCTCATGCAAAAGACCTGGTCAGCTGACCTCCTCCCAGGCTGATGCCGATGCCCTGAGACGAACGGACCGACTGCCTCCCCCCTCTAGCTCCCTCTTGCTTCCTCCTCGAGAAACACAACTCTCAATCGATGACAGTTCGGGCGGAGCGGAAGACACAAAACAATGCTTTTAAAAGATAACAAGCGCCCTAATTTGCGAGGCTGGAGCGTGTTAAGGAAATCAGACCCAAGCGCTCCCTCCTAGTCTTCTCCTGTGGCTTTTACACACAAGCTCTTTATGTCCTTATTAAAAACACACTCCTCGTTTCCTAAGCCCTATTTAAGCATGACACTAGCTGATTATCTCAGCACCCCAGTTCTCGTCTAAGGCACGCTTGTCGCCTCACAGGGCCTATGAGAGATCTGGTCTAAGGCACGCTTCTCTCCTCCCAGGACCTTTCAGAGATCCACATCCATCTGCATTTGAAGATACTGTGTAGCGTTTCACTGATGTACGTACTTGTAGGAATCTACCAAACATTTGAATTAGGAAGGCAGGCATTTCAGTTGAGAAAACTATCCATGCATTTTGGTATCCATAACTGCAGGACATGAACTTAAGATTATGATTTTAAGCACAAAGCACAGAAGTAAAAAACTAATTGAAACTTCACAATACACTTAAAAGGAATGCTGGAACGGTGTAAAATGTTTGTCCCTTGAAAGATGGTCCATCCATGTTTTTGTGCCATATGCTCGGCATATGCCCTTTTCTTTTCAGGGTAGATAAACAAATGCATTGCTGTTTGAGCACTGTAATGGGAATCTGCCATGAAAAGAACTGATAATGCACCTGATAATGCAAGTTACTGCTCATATGCAGTTTCTGACTGTGATAATTCGAGGACAACCGCAAGACTTCCCCCTTGTACATTCTCGGTTGTAATTTTCTATATCATGACTCAATCTATGGATAGCAAATGAAACAGTGGCATCCCCAGGAAATACCCGTCTTATTAGAACACGCATTAATCCTCCACTGCGCGCTGAAGTGCAGGTCTATATAAAGTACTCTATCCATCTTAAGGAAAAGGTCAGATAGATAATCTGCACATTAATGGCGCGATGAAGCACTCGGATACAGAGAGCGGCAGATTTGGTTATGAGATGGGACATGAGGAAGGGAGTGCACTGTACTGGCAGGGCTCAGTGTGAGCTGTGCCTGCGTTAGTGACCCATTTACACCTGTTCCTATCCAAAGGAACCAGTTTTTGTTGAACTcttattatatactgtatatatactatatatataaagatttaaaaaatgttgtACTGTCTTTAGCTAGttgtactattgttgtgttatatgttgtccctcgttgCACCAACACCAAATTccgttgtatgcgaatacaatgacaaaaaaggcttttctatttctattctatttctatttctataaaCACCACCCCTCTTTTAGACGAGACGTCTGAAAAAATAAGTTAGAAATGCAAAAACATTGCTGAGAATCTGAACTACGTTGGAATTGATTGGCTGCTTCTCTGAGATTGTTTGTGTTAGTTACATACCAAGTCAGAAGCCGGCACACAAGACTTGTTGCTTCATCAACCACATTCTAGTCCTGTGTGGATGGAGCTTTAAACCACTGGAAATGGAACCTTGCAATGTTTTTGAACCCCTGTTCAACTATTACCTTTTTGGGGGGGCATAGTTTTGAAAGATTCATTGTCTTGCACTTGGCAAGGAAATGTCTTGAATTTTGGGGGGAGGTTTTCTCTGTGACTTTACTGGATTgcttttatgttgtttttaatgGCCACAAGATGGCAGCAGTCCACAGAACACAATGTAGGCCAAAGTGTCGCAAAAGCGTGCCAGGCTGCCGGCACAGTGTGCCAGTGTACTGCCAGTTCAGTCTTACTGCTGACCTCTGTCAGGCTGTCTGTCAGCATTAAAATAAATGACTGCTCGCAACTTGTCAAAGCCCAACCATATCTGTAATCTGGTTAATTGCTGCAATTTATTTTACACCTCTCCACTGACGTAGCCAGGTTGCTAAACTAAGGTGGGGGTTGCACCGTTTTTGTGCTTCAAGGAATTCGACTGCATTGTAAACTAGCATTTAGCAACTAGGGTTAAATATGCGGTCACTTCGTTCACAGTTCTACTCCACAGCCCCTAAGTTGCAACATCAGCTCAGAAGCTCAGATAAATCCCCTGTATGTAACTAATGTTCTTCATCTGGTGCAACTGGAAGCTATTTAATGCCATGTTCGATGTCCATGGCACCTATTGTCTACCAGCAAATGTCAGTCAGTGCAACTCTATCAGTCCCCTTTCAAATACAGCGCTACTGAAGGCATGTTGGTGCACCCAAACGCAGATCTAGGCGCTGGTTAGACGTGGCACACTGAGACGAGGCACAGCTTTATTACCACCACGTAATGGGGCCGATGATTGAAATGTAGCCAAAATGACTTTCGTGGTGTTAGCACAGAGAGTTCTCGACCCACATTCAAGTGTACCCTGAAACGGCTCCATGTGCCGGGTCAGTCAGCAGAGCTGATCAGCGGTGATCTGTGAGTGGAGAGAAACAGGAACACTGTTGTTCCCTGGAGCCTGCCCACCCCTTGAGCACACGGGGCCTGGGGATTAGGGTCGGGGGTTTCAGGGAAAGAGTAGCGTCCACGTGTTCCGTACGGCCACACTTTGAGGGGGTTTACTCGTGGACAAGCGCCATTTGGAGGAAACAAAGGCTGAGAGGGATAAGCGGGGGAGTCGGCCGGCACGAGGTTGGACTCGAGAGGGGATGACTGAGGTGAGATGAGCGCCGACGTGAGGAGAGTTAGCGGCAGAGACACATGCCGTCGCACATGTCAAGTTGAGCAGAATGCGACCTCACTGATCTGACGTGGAGGGTATACACTTCTTCAGCGCTCTCCAATATTAAACCTTAATATTTACCAAAGCCAAAGTCTACTGTTAGCATATGACCAACGTTATAACCTCTCATACAATGTTGCAACCTCTTTAGTAGGCCTACGGAAAGAACAACTTCATAAAGgcatacacacaatctcatcATATTCTGTCTGCATTATCTGGATATTgaagtatacagtatatccCCTTGGAAGCAAAACAGTATCTACAAAATGCCCCCTCCACGTGACAGCTGAGTTTGTTCAGGAGTGTACACAAGAACTTCCTGACGTAGTCAGAGAACCAAGATGGAACTTCCTGACGTAGTCACAGAATCAAGATGGCAAGCTGCCATTCTCTGTTTACATGCATAAATATAGGAGGCCGTTGCTGGGCTGTGCCTAAAGAAAGCAGTGTGATGGCTTTAAAAAGCAGTTCCCTAATCGCTCAGGTGTCATCTGTAAATAGACAATATCATTGAAAGCAGTGCCTCTGACTGGTGCCAAAAGGCCAGGTGGCCTTGTAGCGAGAAGAAGAGCATTAATCCAGGCGAGTCTGGGCCTAGAAGTCTTCACAAAGTGAAGCCAATTTatattatttgtttatattgtttgtttcttttggcATCATCAATGGCAATTCCTTTTTTTGGGTTTGTATCTTTTATGTGCTAAAAATACAGATTGGCATACATTTTGAGTTACGGTTAGGATAGGGCTATGGTCAAGGTAATATGACTTGATAGGTAGGTGAGAATTAGGCTCAGTTGACAACTGAAAGTTTGTTGAATAGTTTGAACAGCTACTAACAAGGATCATTGAAATAAagattgttttgttgtgtcCTCTGAATATGTTCAATTGAAAAATGTCCCAATGTTACAGTAATAATGACATAATATGCTTGACTGTCATGTTCCGAGTTATATAGTGATCCATGTGAATCAGCACGGCTTCTTCTGAACATAAACTCTGACATAACAGGGCCATAGGAAcaggaccacacacagacacacacatgcgcttgcacacacagacacacgcatgcacacacagacatgcacaccacGCACAACCTtacatacacacctgcacacacacactcacacacatacacacctgcacacacacacacctgcgtatAACAGATTTGCATCAGTCATCTACAGACTGTCTTTGCTGTTAATGCCAATTAATTG encodes:
- the pde6b gene encoding rod cGMP-specific 3',5'-cyclic phosphodiesterase subunit beta, whose translation is MSVTKEDVAKFLDGNAGFASTYFNKKVSAEALASAMGVPESKVDFSMFKEVGQVEEGEILFEVIKDMQENVNMEKVIFRILQRICLLTHADACSLFMYRQRNGIPELATRLFNVGITSELDDCVVQPDSEMVFPLDIGIVGNVAQTKKHVNVKDVTQNSNFSAFADELTGYTTRNLLATPILNGEDVVAVIMAVNKTTGPHFTAEDEDLFLKYMKVAALNMKIYHLNYLHNFESRKGQLLLWSANKVFEELTDIERQFHKALYTVRAYLNCDRYSVGLLDMTKEKEFFDIWPVLMGEQPPYAGPVTPDGREVIFYKVIDYILHGKEDIKVIPTPPADHWALASGMPTFVAENGLICNLMNAPAEEQFQFQKEPLDASGWTIRNVLSLPIVNMNEDIVGVATFYNRKDGKPFDEQDESLMEALTQFLGWSVLNPDTYDKMNRMDNRKEIAEDMVMYHVKCRNDEIQTILKTKEYFNREPADCDEDELRQILKKELPGPKKFEIYEYHFSDFDCTERELVLCAIQMYYEVGVVKKFQVPQEVLVRFIYSVSKGYRKMAYHNWRHGFNVGQTMFTLLTTGQLKRYYSDLEVMAMITAGFLHDIDHRGTNNLYQVKSGSPLAKLHGTSVLERHHLEISKFLLADETLNIFQNLNRRQSEHVIHLIDIAIIATDLALYFKKRTMLQKIVDLSLTYQDEKKWIEFMSIETTRKEILMAMMMTACDLAAMAKPWDVANKVALNVAEEFWEQGDLERSVLEQIPIPMMNRNKIRDLPKIQCGFIDFVCTFVFKELSRFHPTVTPLLDGLLNNKKEWNSRKAEYEAKYKEIVEAKPGGNNPGEGGAKSCSIC